The Limosilactobacillus panis DNA segment GCGAGGGCCTGGTCAAGGTCGTTGAGCAGGTCGTCGACGTTTTCAATCCCCACCGAAACCCAGATGAGGTCGGGGGTCACTCCCGCGGCCTTGAGCTGTTCGGCGTTTAACTGGGCATGGGTTGTTGATGCGGGGTGGATGATTAACGATTTGGCATCGGCCACGTTGGCGAGTAGGGAGAAGAGGTGGAGGTTACTGATTAGCTGCTTCCCAGCCGCTTCGCCACCCGTAAGACCGAGGGTGAAAATTGACCCAACGCCGTGCGGGAAGTACTTGTCGGCCAGTGGCTTGTAGGGGTTGTCCGGCAGTTCGGGATAGTTGATCCAGGCAACCTTGGGGTGGTCGTTTAAGAAGCGAACAATCTTGCGAGTGTTGGCAACGTGACGTTCAACCCGGAGTGACAATGATTCCAACCCCTGCAAGAGGAGGAAGGAGTTGAAGGGACTGATCGTGGCCCCAAGGTCCCGTAGTGATTCCGCCCGCACCTTGGTGGTAAAGGCTGCGCCCTTCAGGCCCGCAAAGACAATGCCGTCATACTGGTCATTTGGGGTGGTGAATCCGGGGTAGCGGCCACTTGCCCGGTAGTCAAACTTCCCATTTTCAACGATTACCCCACCCATCGTGGTGCCGTGGCCGCCGATGAACTTGGTAGCGGAGTGAACCACGACGTCCGCTCCGTGGTCGAGGGGCTTAACGAGGTAGGGGGTCCCGAAGGTGTTGTCGACGATGAAGAGGATCCCGTGGTCGTGGGCGATCTTGGCAATCTTTTCGAAGTCGACCAGGTTGATCCGCGGGTTACCGATGCTCTCAACGTAGAGGGCCTTGGTATGCTCGTTGATCTCCTGGGCAAAGTTGGCGGGGTCATCGGGGTCAACAAAGTGGGTGGTGATTCCCAGCTTTGGGAGGGTCATGGCGAACAAGTCGTAGGTGCCACCGTACAGGGTGCTGGCCGCGACAATTTCGTCTCCCTGACTGGCGATGTTAAGGATGGCGGCCGTGATGGCAGCGGAACCGGTGGCCAGAGTTACGCCCGCGGTCTCGTGCTCCAGGGCTGCGACCCGCTTGTCAACCACGTCCGTTGTGGGGTTCGTCAGGCGGGTGTAGATATTACCGGGTTCCTTGAGGC contains these protein-coding regions:
- a CDS encoding O-acetylhomoserine aminocarboxypropyltransferase/cysteine synthase family protein, giving the protein MTKENNNYHFETLQVHAGQTVDETGARAVPIYQTTSYVFKDAKEAANRFSLKEPGNIYTRLTNPTTDVVDKRVAALEHETAGVTLATGSAAITAAILNIASQGDEIVAASTLYGGTYDLFAMTLPKLGITTHFVDPDDPANFAQEINEHTKALYVESIGNPRINLVDFEKIAKIAHDHGILFIVDNTFGTPYLVKPLDHGADVVVHSATKFIGGHGTTMGGVIVENGKFDYRASGRYPGFTTPNDQYDGIVFAGLKGAAFTTKVRAESLRDLGATISPFNSFLLLQGLESLSLRVERHVANTRKIVRFLNDHPKVAWINYPELPDNPYKPLADKYFPHGVGSIFTLGLTGGEAAGKQLISNLHLFSLLANVADAKSLIIHPASTTHAQLNAEQLKAAGVTPDLIWVSVGIENVDDLLNDLDQALAKI